A region from the Dendropsophus ebraccatus isolate aDenEbr1 chromosome 1, aDenEbr1.pat, whole genome shotgun sequence genome encodes:
- the LOC138772035 gene encoding E3 ubiquitin/ISG15 ligase TRIM25-like produces MASAALRDELDCSICLITYTDPVMLRCGHNFCRLCIGRVLDTQDGAGVYSCPECREEYQERPALMRDIALRNLMENILLTPPTPTETGICCTYCVDSAVPAVISCLHCEASLCDKHLRAHSKSPEHVLSEPSTSLEKRKCSVHKKMLEYYCTEDAACICVSCRLDGEHRGHQVEMLDEGSEKKKKKLRNVLQKLMTKREETEERVRSVEERRRKAQEKAAGEAERVTALFTDIRRRLDDLEKRVLSEISRQEKEESLSLSTLIQQLEIKKDELSRKMRHIGELCNMADPLTVLQEPDTGDLCDPEEGGGDEDTGGHDSQPHSVDDLDVAVISDTFRTLCDIISGTINGIYDDPADILLDVTTADNNLLISDDLKTATYKREEQNRLETAERFQIYQVMSSRRFSSGRHYWDVKISRSWSLRVGVCYPSIDRRGYRSYIGDNNKSWCLKMYNNRYSVRHNCIETQIPDNIFNNKVRICLDYEAGQLSFYELCDPIRHLHTFTTTFTEPLYAALSLWAGSVEIRGKGNNWKKP; encoded by the coding sequence ATGGCGTCTGCTGCTCTGAGAGACGAGCTGGACTGTTCCATCTGTCTGATCACTTATACAGATCCTGTAATGCTGAGATGTGGCCATAACTTCTGCCGGCTCTGTATTGGTCGTGTGCTGGatacacaggacggggctggagtttattcctgtcctgaatgCAGAGAAGAGTATCAGGAGCGGcctgcactgatgagggacatCGCTCTGCGTAATCTAATGGAGAATATACTGCTAACTCCTCCAACACCGACAGAAACCGGGATCTGCTGCACTTACTGTGTGGACTCTGCTGTACCTGCTGTGATATCCTGTCTGCActgtgaggcttctctgtgtgataaacacctgagagctcacagcaagtcaccagaacacgtcttatctgagcccagcacttccctggagaagaggaaatgttctgtccataagaagatgctggaatattactgcactgaggacgctgcttgtatctgtgtgtcctgcagattGGATGGAGAACATCGGGGACATCAGGTGGAGATGCTAGATGAGGGCtctgaaaagaagaagaagaaactgagaaatgttctccagaaactgatgacaaagagagaggagactgaggaaagagtccggagtgtggaggagcgcaggagaaaagctcaagaaaaagcagctggagaagccgagagagtcactgccctgtttacagacatcaggagacggctggacgacctggagaagagggtcctgagcgagatctccaggcaggaaaaggaagagtcactgtcactgtctactctgatccagcagctggaaataaagaaggacgagctgtccaggaagatgagacacattggggagctgtgtaacatggcggatccactgactgtcttacaggaaccagacacaggggacttgtgtgatcctgaggaggggggaggtgatgaggacacagggggacatgatagTCAGCCCCATAGTGTAGATGATCTGGATGTGGCTGTGATCTCAGACACATTCCGCACATTATGTGACATAATATCCGGTACAATAAACGGGATCTATGATGATCCTGCAGACATATTACTGGATGTAACCACAGCTGATAATAATCTCCTTATATCAGACGACCTGAAAACTGCAACCTACAAAAGAGAGGAGCAAAATCGTCTagaaacagcagagagattcCAGATTTATCAGGTGATGAGCAGCAGGAGATTCTCCTCAGggcgacattactgggatgtgAAGATCAGTAGATCATGGAGTTTGAGGGTGGGGGTGTGTTATCCCAGTATAGACAGGAGGGGATATCGGTCATACATTGGAGACAACAACAAGTCCTGGTGTTTAAAGATGTATAATAATAGGTATTCAGTGAGGCATAACTGTATTGAGACCCAGATACCTGACAATATCTTTAATAATAAAGTCAGGATCtgtctggattatgaggccgggcagctgtccttttatgagctatgtgaccccatcagacacttacacaccttcaccaccaccttcaccgagccccttTATGCTGCACTATCTCTATGGGCAGGTTCTGTAGAGATACGAGGGAAAGGCAACAACTGGAAAAAACCATAG